In Propionispora vibrioides, the sequence AAAGTAAATATGGGCACCGCCACTTTTAGCAGTACGGCTATACCGGTGGCTGGCCCGGACCGCGAAGTGGTCGCCGAACCGCTCAGCGTTTTAGGCTGCTCCTACGCCATTACCTGCCTTTCTGTAGGCAATCCGCATTGTGTGATTCCGCTGCCCGACATCTCGCGGGAACTGGCCGAACAGCTCGGACCGGTTATCGAAAACCATCCGCTGTTCCCCCACCGAATTAACCTGCAGCTCTTAAAAGTACTTGACCGCAGCACCATTCAGATTGAAATCTGGGAGCGGGGCGCCGGCTATACGCTGGCCTCGGGCAGCAGCAGTTGCGCCGCCGCCAGCGCCGCCTACCGGCTGGGCCTGATCGACCGGAACGTCACCGTCATCATGCCCGGCGGTACTCTTCGCATCGCCCTCACCATCACCGGCGACATTTATATGACCGGCCCTGTCACTGCCGTTTATCAGGGGACCTTGTCTGAAACTCTACTGTCCCGCTCATAACCGGCTTAAGCAGCCATTTCC encodes:
- the dapF gene encoding diaminopimelate epimerase, coding for MTVDFYKYHALGNDYIILDPNKTALPLTAETIRLLCHRHFGIGSDGILYGPFFQEDGIHLRILNPDGSEAEKSGNGIRMFARYLFDAGYLKDSSFDLFTPGGKVGVEILDARASLIKVNMGTATFSSTAIPVAGPDREVVAEPLSVLGCSYAITCLSVGNPHCVIPLPDISRELAEQLGPVIENHPLFPHRINLQLLKVLDRSTIQIEIWERGAGYTLASGSSSCAAASAAYRLGLIDRNVTVIMPGGTLRIALTITGDIYMTGPVTAVYQGTLSETLLSRS